The proteins below come from a single Trueperaceae bacterium genomic window:
- a CDS encoding 23S rRNA (pseudouridine(1915)-N(3))-methyltransferase RlmH, whose translation MSVGVPARGFARDALAHYEARLAKLAGVEVRSVKAARGGAGRTGGAGDAGRAREADALRAQADGYVVALDERGERFTSEALARRIADLEVRGTSRLTLWIGGADGLDPRLVADADATWRLSDLTLPHELAAVVALEQLYRVETIRAGHPYHRG comes from the coding sequence GTGAGCGTCGGCGTCCCGGCGCGCGGCTTCGCGCGCGACGCCCTCGCGCACTACGAGGCCCGACTCGCCAAACTCGCCGGGGTCGAGGTCCGGTCGGTGAAGGCGGCGCGGGGCGGTGCCGGCCGTACCGGCGGTGCGGGCGACGCGGGGCGCGCGCGGGAGGCGGACGCCCTGCGCGCGCAGGCGGACGGCTACGTCGTGGCGCTCGACGAGCGCGGCGAACGCTTCACCAGCGAGGCGCTCGCGCGCCGAATCGCCGACCTCGAGGTGCGGGGGACGTCGCGGCTGACGCTGTGGATCGGGGGGGCGGACGGCCTCGATCCGCGCCTCGTGGCGGACGCCGACGCGACGTGGCGCCTGTCGGACCTCACGCTGCCGCACGAGCTCGCCGCGGTCGTGGCGCTCGAGCAGCTCTACCGGGTCGAAACCATCCGGGCCGGCCACCCCTACCACCGGGGGTGA
- the thyX gene encoding FAD-dependent thymidylate synthase, translating into MERPSVPAADALLGERLDVLDHGFVRLVDYLGGDARIVQSARVSYGDGTKTVREDAALIDYLLRHAHTSPFEQVVLTFHLKMPIFVARQWMRHRTARANEISGRYSVLPGEFYLPDPEQVRPQSTRNKQGRGDEAVPEALQERVLALLQAGQASAYEEYETILDEGLARELARIHLPVSLYTELYWQIDLHNLMHFLRLRLDDHAQYEIRAYGEALATCAKAVAPLAYAAFEEHVLHGRRLSRSELDVVRTALDEAALRDALRESGLRRSRRNELLSKLGLDPEPPKRAADADAAAPDPTRADPG; encoded by the coding sequence ATGGAGCGCCCCTCGGTCCCCGCCGCCGACGCCCTGCTGGGCGAACGACTCGACGTCCTCGACCACGGCTTCGTGCGGCTCGTGGACTACCTCGGCGGGGACGCCCGCATCGTGCAGTCCGCCCGCGTCAGCTACGGCGACGGGACGAAGACCGTCCGCGAGGACGCCGCCCTGATCGATTACCTGCTGCGGCACGCCCACACCAGCCCCTTCGAGCAGGTGGTGCTCACGTTCCACCTGAAGATGCCGATCTTCGTCGCGCGGCAGTGGATGCGGCACCGCACCGCCCGCGCCAACGAGATCAGCGGGCGCTACTCGGTGCTGCCGGGCGAGTTCTACCTGCCGGACCCCGAGCAGGTGCGCCCGCAATCGACGCGCAACAAGCAGGGGCGCGGCGACGAAGCGGTCCCCGAGGCCCTCCAGGAGCGGGTCCTGGCGCTCCTGCAGGCCGGCCAAGCGAGCGCCTACGAGGAGTACGAGACGATCCTGGACGAGGGCCTCGCCCGGGAGCTGGCGCGCATCCACCTGCCGGTCTCGCTGTACACCGAGCTCTACTGGCAGATCGACCTGCACAACCTGATGCACTTCCTCCGGCTCCGGCTCGACGACCACGCGCAGTACGAGATCCGCGCGTACGGCGAGGCGCTCGCGACGTGCGCGAAGGCGGTCGCGCCGCTCGCCTACGCGGCGTTCGAGGAGCACGTCCTGCACGGGCGGCGCCTGTCGCGCAGCGAGCTCGACGTCGTGCGCACCGCGCTCGACGAGGCCGCGCTGCGCGACGCCCTGCGCGAGAGCGGCCTGCGCCGCAGCCGCCGCAACGAACTCCTGAGCAAGCTGGGGTTGGACCCCGAACCCCCGAAACGCGCCGCCGACGCCGACGCCGCGGCGCCCGACCCGACCCGCGCCGACCCCGGCTGA